The Cryobacterium roopkundense sequence GGCACCGTGTCACTGGGGTACGGGGGCCTGCCCACGCTCGACGCCGACTCGGCCGCGCACCTGGCCCGCACGGGAATACTGCTCGACGCGCGTGCGGCCGCGCGCTTTCGCGGCGACGTCGAACCGATCGACCCACGGGCCGGCCACATTCCCGGCGCCATCAGCGCCCCGGGGGGCGATTTGCTCGACGCCGAGGATTGCTTCCTCCCGGTGGAACGCTTGCGTGCCCACTTTATTCGACTCGGGGCAACGGATGCCGTGGGCGTCTACTGCGGGTCGGGCGTCACGGCCGCGCACACCGCGGCTGCCCTCGCCATTGCCGGATTCACACCCGCGCTGTACCCGGGGTCCTGGTCGCAATGGTCGAATCTGCCCGACCGGCCCGTCGCCACCGGAGACTAGAACTCGTAACGGTGCCTCACATGGTGCCGGTCGGCGCTCGCCTGCCAGAACTCAACTTCGGTGGGGCGTAGCGCGTAGAGCTGCCAGGCAGGGTTGGCCGAGCCGTCGGTCGCCGGCCGGGCATCCCAGTCGGCGGCGGATGCCTCGGCCGAGAGCTCCCGAACGACCCCGCACACGCGCACCTGGCGGCCGAGCGCCGACCAGTAGAAATTCATCGCCGCCCGAGGATTCTCGCTCAGTTCGCGGCCCTTGCGGGAGAGCCTCGAGGTGGCGAACTGCCATCCGTCGTCGATGTCTTTCAGGATCAGCATTCGGGACGACACATTCCCGGCGGCCGTGCTCGTGGCGAGGCTGAACGCGTGCGGCTGGGGCACCCC is a genomic window containing:
- a CDS encoding pyridoxine/pyridoxamine 5'-phosphate oxidase, with the translated sequence MSESFRQMLRALPDFGNGLPRFDPATADADPTVLFRQWLDGALAAGVPQPHAFSLATSTAAGNVSSRMLILKDIDDGWQFATSRLSRKGRELSENPRAAMNFYWSALGRQVRVCGVVRELSAEASAADWDARPATDGSANPAWQLYALRPTEVEFWQASADRHHVRHRYEF